In the Maridesulfovibrio ferrireducens genome, one interval contains:
- a CDS encoding IS66 family transposase encodes MSKDEEITRLQMRVTELEKEKKKDKEKISTLSEKIVTLEEDIEVLSRAVRSSEQKLRLELFVRFGSSSERYRKYFNISEELIRKAEEGSLSDNEQKIIDNAKELVDSDKMHEASNKKGSRNRNPEHRTRGNGCGRQTFDPSYPREKQEFKLADKCHKCGTTLVDINSADVHEYIELLSNNLSIIQQIRNKGYCPCCGETHDENGIQKRNIITAPADERFIPGGLAGDSLIAASIVDKFFCGLSVTRISKRFRNLGVDLSEQNFANWHMRAGTELEPVAEAIKDSILSQPAINGDETRIQVLDEKGRADHLDSWMWVICSATPGKPAAYFQYDVSRSSDVFKGIVGDYAGFLQADCYVGYQVKKQDYQFTLALCLAHLRRRFIDAQKAGAYPEGSVGYITLDRIITTIGKIYKADKTYRTLWLDDKLITEQQFMRTRKQESIPLFEKLSEWIRGRYDFHRDEEYIMDGMDYYLNSELIFRSYLNCANLNPDNSRSERIIRAFSTVRMNVLFAGCPAGAHTLATLETIIQTANLWDLNLHEYVTYLLKEVTKLRNLKANSVDYSQFLPWNLTPQLREELGVHSMSIKKKKSV; translated from the coding sequence ATGAGTAAAGATGAGGAAATAACCAGGCTCCAGATGCGTGTCACTGAGCTGGAGAAGGAAAAAAAGAAGGACAAGGAGAAGATATCCACGCTCTCAGAAAAGATCGTTACGCTCGAAGAGGACATTGAAGTCCTCTCCCGTGCAGTGCGTTCCAGTGAGCAGAAGCTCCGTCTCGAGCTCTTTGTCAGGTTCGGCAGCTCCAGCGAGAGATACCGCAAATACTTCAACATCTCTGAGGAGCTTATCCGCAAGGCAGAGGAAGGCTCACTCAGTGATAATGAACAGAAAATCATTGATAATGCAAAGGAATTGGTTGACTCCGACAAAATGCATGAGGCTTCCAACAAGAAAGGCTCTAGGAACAGGAACCCAGAACACAGGACTAGGGGCAACGGGTGTGGAAGACAGACCTTCGACCCCTCCTATCCCAGGGAAAAACAAGAATTCAAGCTTGCGGACAAGTGTCACAAATGCGGCACGACCCTTGTGGATATCAACAGCGCGGATGTCCATGAGTACATCGAGCTCCTTAGCAACAACCTGAGCATCATCCAGCAGATAAGAAACAAGGGCTACTGTCCTTGTTGTGGTGAGACCCATGACGAGAACGGTATCCAAAAACGTAATATCATCACGGCACCTGCTGACGAGCGGTTCATTCCAGGGGGCCTTGCCGGTGACAGCCTCATAGCCGCCTCCATAGTGGACAAGTTCTTCTGCGGGCTGTCTGTGACTAGGATATCAAAACGTTTCAGGAATCTTGGTGTGGACCTGAGCGAGCAGAACTTTGCAAACTGGCACATGCGTGCCGGTACCGAGCTGGAACCTGTTGCCGAGGCAATAAAGGACTCCATCCTATCGCAACCTGCCATTAATGGGGATGAAACCAGAATCCAAGTCCTTGATGAGAAAGGACGTGCCGACCATCTTGATTCTTGGATGTGGGTAATCTGCAGTGCGACCCCAGGCAAGCCTGCTGCCTATTTCCAGTATGATGTATCCCGCTCAAGTGATGTTTTCAAGGGCATCGTCGGCGACTATGCAGGATTCCTGCAGGCTGACTGTTATGTCGGCTACCAGGTGAAAAAGCAAGATTACCAGTTTACGCTTGCACTCTGTTTGGCTCATTTGAGGAGGCGTTTTATCGATGCCCAGAAGGCTGGGGCCTATCCGGAGGGTTCGGTCGGCTATATCACGCTGGACAGGATCATCACTACCATCGGAAAAATCTACAAGGCTGACAAGACATATCGTACCCTGTGGCTGGATGACAAGCTGATTACAGAGCAGCAATTCATGAGGACCAGAAAACAAGAGTCGATTCCCCTGTTTGAAAAGCTGTCCGAATGGATTAGGGGCCGTTACGACTTTCACAGGGATGAAGAGTACATCATGGATGGCATGGATTATTACCTCAACAGTGAGCTGATATTCAGATCTTACCTCAATTGTGCCAATCTAAATCCAGACAACTCGAGAAGCGAACGTATAATCCGCGCATTTTCCACAGTTAGGATGAACGTGCTTTTCGCAGGATGCCCTGCGGGTGCACACACTCTTGCTACCCTCGAGACCATCATACAGACTGCCAACTTATGGGATCTTAATCTCCATGAGTATGTCACCTATCTTCTGAAGGAAGTGACAAAGTTACGCAACCTGAAGGCAAACTCTGTGGACTACAGCCAGTTTCTGCCTTGGAACCTGACACCTCAGCTTCGTGAAGAATTGGGAGTACATTCAATGTCCATCAAGAAAAAGAAGTCTGTGTAG
- the tnpB gene encoding IS66 family insertion sequence element accessory protein TnpB (TnpB, as the term is used for proteins encoded by IS66 family insertion elements, is considered an accessory protein, since TnpC, encoded by a neighboring gene, is a DDE family transposase.) translates to MSLPFDTSLEGKKIFLRVGATDFRRGIRGMVSLVVGAMNLKMDEQSLFVFCSTSRKQIRIVYCEGAGCWMLARSVRYGCYSWPMDSETAAGMTGDELRELLADPIPLGHLKARGLVSRMDLHI, encoded by the coding sequence TGGAGGGCAAGAAGATATTCCTGCGGGTCGGTGCAACTGATTTCCGTCGTGGGATCCGTGGGATGGTCTCCCTGGTGGTCGGGGCCATGAACCTGAAGATGGACGAGCAGTCCCTATTCGTTTTCTGTTCGACCAGCAGGAAGCAGATACGCATCGTATATTGTGAAGGGGCGGGCTGCTGGATGTTGGCCCGGTCCGTCCGATATGGTTGCTACTCATGGCCTATGGACAGTGAGACTGCTGCCGGGATGACAGGGGACGAGCTTCGCGAGTTGCTGGCAGACCCCATCCCTTTGGGGCATCTCAAGGCACGGGGTCTGGTAAGCAGAATGGATCTGCATATCTGA